Proteins co-encoded in one Populus trichocarpa isolate Nisqually-1 chromosome 10, P.trichocarpa_v4.1, whole genome shotgun sequence genomic window:
- the LOC7455827 gene encoding LOW QUALITY PROTEIN: cyclin-dependent kinase F-4 (The sequence of the model RefSeq protein was modified relative to this genomic sequence to represent the inferred CDS: deleted 1 base in 1 codon), which produces MERYRLIKELGEGTYGSVLKAINNESGEVVAIKQMKRRYDSWEECLSLRELKSLRNLHHPNIVMLKELVSQNSILYFVFEYMEQNLYQVISDRKILFSEVEVRNLCRQVFQGLAYMHQKGYFHRDLKPENLLVTEDVVKIADFGLAREIDSQPPYTQYVSTRWYRAPEVMLRSDCYSSKVDMWAMGAIMAELFTLRPLFPGTNEGNQMYRICSVFGTPTIDSWADGIHLARTLNYQFPNFDGVQLSALIPSASEEAIDLISMLCSWNPCNRPTAEEALKHPFFRNDHYIPPCLHFTAAAKRETHSDGSIEELEQKRDMGYCGALYDSSLNYNFPSSNKLDTGSSTVASSIGLTRMFPFLFQMQQICQQARPFLHAICKAAPVSSYEGWSKKSVSNEKTRLRDNYFETFGNNNFKEGIDFEFFS; this is translated from the exons ATGGAAAGGTACAGGTTAATTAAAGAACTTGGGGAGGGAACCTATGGCAGTGTCCTGAAGGCGATTAATAACGAGTCTGGTGAAGTTGTTGCCATTAAGCAGATGAAGAGAAGATATGATTCATGGGAAGAATGTTTGAGTTTGAGAGAATTGAAGTCCTTGCGGAATTTGCATCATCCAAACATTGTGATGCTTAAGGAGCTTGTCAGCCAAAACAGCATCCTGTATTTCGTTTTCGAGTACATGGAACAGAACCTTTATCAGGTAATTTCTGACAGGAAAATCCTGTTCTCAGAAGTTGAAGTTCGGAACTTGTGTCGTCAGGTGTTTCAGGGTCTTGCTTACATGCATCAGAAAGGGTATTTTCACCGCGATCTTAAGCCGGAGAACCTGTTGGTTACTGAAGACGTTGTTAAGATTGCTGATTTTGGTCTTGCAAGAGAAATCGATTCGCAGCCGCCGTATACACAATATGTTAGCACCCGCTGGTATCGCGCTCCTGAAGTGATGCTGCGGTCAGATTGTTACAGTTCTAAGGTTGATATGTGGGCTATGGGCGCTATCATGGCAGAGTTATTCACTCTCCGTCCACTGTTTCCTGGTACCAATGAGGGAAACCAGATGTACAGAATATGCAGTGTCTTCGGCACTCCAACTATAGATTCATGGGCTGATGGAATTCATCTTGCGAGGACTCTTAACTACCAATTTCCGAACTTTGATGGTGTCCAGCTTTCGGCATTGATCCCATCTGCCAGTGAGGAAGCAATCGACCTTATTTCAATGCTTTGTTCTTGGAATCCTTGCAATAGGCCTACTGCTGAGGAggccttaaaacatcctttcttCAGGAATGACCATTACATTCCGCCTTGTCTTCACTTCACAGCCGCTGCTAAGAGAGAAACTCATTCTGATGGATCAATAGAAGAATTAGAGCAGAAACGCGACATGGGATATTGCGGGGCTCTATATGATTCAAGTCTCAATTACAACTTTCCTTCCTCCAACAAGTTAGACACCGGTTCGAGTACAGTTGCAAGTTCTATAGGGTTAACCAGGATGTTTCCCTTTCTA TTTCAGATGCAGCAGATTTGTCAGCAAGCTCGACCGTTCTTACATGCAATTTGTAAAGCAGCTCCAGTCAGTTCCTATGAAGGCTGGAGTAAAA AATCTGTGTCT AATGAAAAGACAAGATTGAGAGACAACTATTTTGAGACGTTtggaaataataatttcaaagaaGGCATTGACTTTGAGTTCTTCTCTTAG
- the LOC112328859 gene encoding F-box protein CPR1, which produces MQENENPPWFITRQGSPSKPRGNQCSCIVKLPEDVIAHILSYLPVKSLLLFKCVSRLWCSLIESEYFIKLHLRNFVHDSSGAKLSLILQDTCFSTPKIFSVTHVGSQNECVELGGPFGYRTRILGSCNGLLCVCQSDMEDSVEYKRSGKYYVSPKIALWNPLTKKLHILPFAPIQVTTWSPLYGVLDSLEFQYAFGHDSFNDDYRVLRIVQQNPGMPDPDKFILKAMVYSLKANSWREIVAPGYLHYIVSKESVLVRDAFHWLLIQGHGLDIVAFDIQREEYCTVPLPNLETKSSLYYRNLGVLRQCLSLASSSVHNVEIWVMKEYGMKDSWVKLFLLEQSSSLCYSTVPYDLAPLAYVKDNNDDHKVLLKGLPDQSLIWYDLKLKTYEHVQIHGAPWLYQPYIFVGSLVSPLPPMQKQIDGKIHQECEN; this is translated from the coding sequence ATGCAAGAAAACGAAAATCCACCATGGTTTATTACAAGGCAAGGTTCCCCTTCAAAACCCCGAGGGAATCAATGCAGTTGCATCGTGAAACTACCGGAGGATGTCATAGCTCACATACTAAGTTATTTACCTGTCAAGAGTCTGTTGCTTTTCAAGTGTGTCTCCAGGCTATGGTGTTCCCTGATTGAGAGTGAATATTTCATCAAACTTCACCTTAGAAACTTTGTCCATGATAGCAGCGGTGCCAAACTTAGCCTCATTCTTCAAGACACATGCTTCTCAACGCCAAAGATCTTTTCAGTTACCCACGTTGGTTCGCAGAATGAATGCGTCGAACTCGGAGGCCCGTTCGGTTACAGGACCAGAATATTGGGGTCTTGCAATGGTTTGCTTTGCGTTTGTCAATCAGACATGGAAGACAGCGTCGAGTACAAACGATCAGGGAAGTATTACGTCTCACCGAAGATAGCCTTGTGGAACCCATTAACAAAGAAACTGCATATCCTGCCCTTCGCACCTATTCAAGTTACAACATGGAGTCCTCTCTATGGTGTTCTTGACTCTCTTGAATTTCAATATGCATTTGGACATGATTCGTTCAACGACGACTACAGGGTTTTGAGAATTGTACAGCAGAATCCTGGAATGCCTGATCCTGATAAGTTTATCCTTAAAGCTATGGTTTATAGCCTGAAGGCTAATTCATGGAGAGAAATTGTTGCACCTGGTTATCTTCATTATATTGTCAGTAAAGAATCTGTGCTAGTCCGCGACGCTTTTCATTGGTTGCTAATCCAAGGGCATGGATTGGATATTGTTGCATTTGATATTCAAAGAGAAGAGTATTGCACAGTGCCACTGCCTAACTTAGAAACTAAGTCTTCTCTTTACTACAGGAATTTGGGTGTCCTCAGACAATGCCTCAGCTTAGCCTCTAGTAGTGTCCATAATGTTGAGATATGGGTGATGAAGGAATATGGAATGAAGGATTCATGGGTTAAATTGTTCTTGCTTGAACAGTCTTCTTCACTATGCTACAGTACTGTTCCATATGATCTGGCCCCTTTAGCATATGTAAAGGATAACAATGATGATCATAAGGTTCTCCTAAAAGGGCTGCCTGATCAAAGTCTCATATGGTATGATCTAAAGCTAAAAACATATGAACATGTCCAAATTCATGGGGCTCCATGGCTATATCAACCCTATATTTTTGTTGGAAGCCTTGTCTCTCCTCTCCCTCCAATGCAGAAACAAATTGATGGCAAGATACATCAGGAATGTGAGAACTAg
- the LOC7455824 gene encoding F-box protein CPR1, with translation MSKIPHEIITDIFQQLPVKSLLRFRSLSKPICSLIDGPDFIKFHLYHSITAKSNHSVILKEWDLFTVDFDTLSDAVEVKHHPLYAAGGTEVIGSVNGLVFLRHSERNLAVYNLSTREWKKCFVVEIKPPRRDLITGYVYYGFGYDSVGDDYKVVRMAQFVREDEGGGGGGGYGDGGGGLGCEYEVRVYSLKNDKWKKIEDLPICLKLLSKQFFHVLHRRGYGVFAGHALHWIIPQRRQLGIRDCVLGFDIRNDKFFELPQPNYESKGMSFQVDVGVLEGNLCVMCNYEYVCVDVWVMREYGMKESWCKMFSVQGIKWIGAFMFLRPLIYSKDGGKVLLEVNDEKLVWYDWKNKHAKVVKIRGGPNSYGSEMYVESLVRINDGDRNGWKKQQEIDEEEEKRKADRKKRDNFLSVGFKLKL, from the exons ATGTCGAAAATTCCACACGAAATCATAACCGATATTTTCCAACAACTTCCCGTCAAATCTCTCCTCCGGTTCAGATCTCTATCAAAGCCGATTTGCTCCTTAATCGACGGCCCAGATTTCATCAAGTTCCATCTATACCATTCCATCACCGCTAAATCGAATCACAGTGTCATCCTCAAAGAATGGGATCTTTTCACTGTCGATTTTGACACCCTTTCAGACGCTGTGGAGGTTAAGCACCACCCCCTTTACGCCGCTGGGGGCACGGAGGTGATTGGTTCGGTTAATGGGTTGGTGTTTTTGAGACATTCGGAGAGGAATCTTGCGGTGTATAATTTGTCTACGAGGGAGTGGAAGAAATGTTTCGTGGTAGAAATTAAGCCTCCCAGAAGAGATTTGATTACGGGGTATGTATATTATGGGTTTGGTTATGATTCTGTTGGTGATGATTATAAAGTGGTGAGGATGGCACAATTCGTTAGAGAAGATGAGGGTGGTGGCGGAGGCGGAGGTTATGgcgatggtggtggtggtttggGTTGTGAATATGAAGTTAGGGTTTATAGTTTGAAGAATGACAAGTGGAAGAAAATTGAGGATTTGCCAATTTGTCTCAAGTTATTAAGCAaacaattttttcatgttttgcatAGGAGAGGGTATGGTGTTTTTGCTGGTCATGCTTTGCATTGGATTATCCCTCAAAGGCGTCAACTTGGTATTAGAGATTGTGTTCTTGGGTTTGATATTAGGAACGATAAGTTTTTCGAATTACCGCAACCCAATTATGAGAGCAAAGGTATGAGCTTTCAGGTTGATGTTGGGGTTTTGGAAGGGAATTTGTGTGTAATGTGTAATTATGAGTATGTTTGTGTTGATGTTTGGGTCATGAGGGAGTATGGCATGAAGGAATCTTGGTGCAAGATGTTTTCTGTTCAAGGGATTAAGTGGATTGgtgcttttatgtttttgagaCCTTTGATTTATTCTAAGGATGGTGGTAAGGTGTTGTTGGAAGTGAATGATGAAAAGCTTGTGTGGTATGATTGGAAAAATAAGCATGCTAAGGTTGTAAAGATCCGTGGTGGACCGAATTCATATGGTTCTGAAATGTATGTGGAAAGCCTTGTTAGGATCAATGATGGTGATCGAAACGGCTGGAAGAAGCAGCAAGAGATAGATgaggaagaggagaagaggaaggcAGATAGGAAGAAGAG GGATAATTTCCTGTCTGTGGGGTTCAAGCTGAAGTTGTAG
- the LOC112328765 gene encoding leucine-rich repeat protein 2 isoform X2, translating into MSKPIGSEWSVMLISILFLLNYLLLWQLGSGASFDDRIDEAARSGSLPDDEVSALRLLSKNLLSKDTMQLTLTYPICSPEKHAEIRCDYCHSIKNQSVCSVTIINLPSKNLDGSIDPSIDLFEKLEALNLFNNQLSGEIPATLGNLQYLKILNLSSNSLTGSIPPNLTKLHNLEYL; encoded by the exons ATGTCGAAACCAATAGGTTCTGAATGGTCAGTAATGCTCATCAGTATACTCTTTCTTCTTAACTATCTTCTTCTCTGGCAACTTGGCTCTGGGGCTTCTTTTGATGATCGCATCGACGAAGCCGCACGTAGTGGATCCCTTCCAGATGATGAAG TAAGTGCTCTTCGACTCCTTTCCAAGAATTTGCTGTCCAAAGACACAATGCAGTTAACTCTCACGTATCCAATTTGTTCTCCGGAGAAGCATGCCGAGATCCGATGTGATTACTGCCAcagcataaaaaatcaatcgGTTTGTTCGGTCACTATAAT AAACTTGCCAAGCAAAAACTTGGATGGATCTATTGACCCATCAATAGATCTCTTTGAAAAATTGGAAGCACT TAATCTTTTCAATAATCAGCTTTCTGGTGAGATTCCTGCGACGCTGGGGAATTTACAGTATCTCAAGATTTT GAACCTTTCAAGCAATTCATTGACCGGTTCTATACCTCCAAACCTAACAAAGTTGCACAATCTGGAATATCTGTAA
- the LOC112328765 gene encoding probable leucine-rich repeat receptor-like protein kinase At1g35710 isoform X1, producing MSKPIGSEWSVMLISILFLLNYLLLWQLGSGASFDDRIDEAARSGSLPDDEVSALRLLSKNLLSKDTMQLTLTYPICSPEKHAEIRCDYCHSIKNQSVCSVTIINLPSKNLDGSIDPSIDLFEKLEALNLFNNQLSGEIPATLGNLQYLKILYVKALIPCSIFINDGMHRLCLFLNHGTMTVLNIRNLSSNSLTGSIPPNLTKLHNLEYL from the exons ATGTCGAAACCAATAGGTTCTGAATGGTCAGTAATGCTCATCAGTATACTCTTTCTTCTTAACTATCTTCTTCTCTGGCAACTTGGCTCTGGGGCTTCTTTTGATGATCGCATCGACGAAGCCGCACGTAGTGGATCCCTTCCAGATGATGAAG TAAGTGCTCTTCGACTCCTTTCCAAGAATTTGCTGTCCAAAGACACAATGCAGTTAACTCTCACGTATCCAATTTGTTCTCCGGAGAAGCATGCCGAGATCCGATGTGATTACTGCCAcagcataaaaaatcaatcgGTTTGTTCGGTCACTATAAT AAACTTGCCAAGCAAAAACTTGGATGGATCTATTGACCCATCAATAGATCTCTTTGAAAAATTGGAAGCACT TAATCTTTTCAATAATCAGCTTTCTGGTGAGATTCCTGCGACGCTGGGGAATTTACAGTATCTCAAGATTTTGTATGTTAAAGCTTTGATTCCTTGTTCTATATTTATAAATGATGGCATGCATAGGCTATGTTTATTTCTAAATCATGGTACAATGACTGTGCTAAACATCAGGAACCTTTCAAGCAATTCATTGACCGGTTCTATACCTCCAAACCTAACAAAGTTGCACAATCTGGAATATCTGTAA